From Panicum hallii strain FIL2 chromosome 2, PHallii_v3.1, whole genome shotgun sequence, a single genomic window includes:
- the LOC112880023 gene encoding probable apyrase 2 has protein sequence MRPRYSALPNGRQDTLADRLHRYRGVLLVLLAPLALVSLVLLLMPRSPASSTAAASSRRSGPLDAAAGAKRYAVIFDAGSSGSRVHVFCFDANLDLVNIGSEIELFVQKKPGLSAYASDPREAAESLVSLLDEAKRVVPAELRDQTPVRVGATAGLRNLGAQKSEEILQAVRDLLRDKSSFKNQADWVTVLDGSQEGAYEWVTINYLLGNLGKTYADTVGVVDLGGGSVQMAYAIAEKDAEKAPKPSDGEDSYVKKLFLKGTTYYLYVHSYLHYGLLAARAEVLKAGNGNGYSNCMLEGYQGQYKYGDETFEASASPSGASYSKCKDDAVKALKVDEACTHMKCSFGGIWNGGGGAGQKNLFVASFFFDRAAEAGFVNPKAAVAKVKPSDFEQAAKRACKLSVKDAEAAYPGVQKDNLPYICLDLVYQYTLLVDGFGVDADHEMTLVKKVPYNGAYVEAAWPLGSAIEVASS, from the exons ATGCGCCCGCGCTACTCCGCGCTGCCCAACGGCCGCCAGGACACGCTCGCCGACCGACTACACCGCTACCGCGGCGTCCTGCTCGTCCTCCTCGCCCCGCTCGCCCTCGTCTCCCTCGTGCTCCTCCTCATGCCGCGCTCGCCCGCATCCTCAACCGCCGCCGCATCCTCCAGGAGGTCGGGGCCCttggacgccgccgccggtgctaaGAGGTACGCCGTCATCTTCGACGCCGGGAGCTCCGGCAGCCGCGTCCACGTCTTCTGCTTCGACGCCAACCTGGATCTGGTCAACATTGGCAGCGAGATCGAGCTCTTCGTCCAG AAAAAACCGGGACTTAGCGCCTACGCCAGTGACCCGCGGGAGGCTGCCGAGTCGCTCGTCTCTCTCCTTGATGAAGCCAAGCGAGTGGTACCTGCGGAATTGCGCGACCAAACTCCCGTCAGAGTCGGG GCCACCGCAGGGCTGAGGAATCTGGGAGCGCAGAAGTCTGAGGAGATCTTGCAAGCG GTTAGGGATCTTCTTCGTGATAAGAGTTCGTTCAAAAACCAAGCAGATTGGGTTACGGTTCTTGATGGGTCGCAGGAAGGGGCGTACGAGTGG GTCACTATCAATTATCTGTTGGGAAATTTGGGAAAGACTTATGCAGACACAGTTGGAGTGGTCGATCTTGGTGGTGGATCTGTCCAAATGGCATATGCTATTGCAGAGAAGGATGCAGAAAAGGCTCCTAAACCATCTGATGGGGAAGACTCATATGTGAAGAAACTCTTCCTTAAAGGAACCACATATTATCTTTATGTTCACAG CTATTTGCACTATGGGTTGCTGGCTGCTAGAGCAGAGGTCTTAAAAGCTGGCAATGGCAATGGTTACAGCAACTGTATGTTAGAAGGATATCAAG GGCAATACAAATATGGTGATGAAACATTTGAAGCCTCGGCTTCACCTTCTGGTGCAAGTTATTCAAAATGCAAGGATGATGCAGTGAAAGCTCTTAAAGTGGATGAAGCATGCACCCACATGAAATGTTCTTTTGGTGGCATTTGgaatggtggtggtggtgctggaCAGAAGAATCTCTTTGTAGCATCGTTTTTCTTTGACAGGGCTGCTGAG GCTGGATTTGTAAACCCCAAGGCAGCTGTGGCTAAGGTTAAACCCTCAGACTTTGAACAAGCTGCCAAGCGTGCTTGTAAGTTGAGCGTGAAGGATGCCGAAGCTGCATACCCTGGTGTACAAAAGGATAACCTTCCATATATCTGCTTGGATCTTGTTTACCAGTACACACTGCTTGTGGATGGATTTG GCGTTGATGCAGACCATGAGATGACCTTGGTAAAGAAGGTCCCTTACAACGGCGCATATGTAGAAGCAGCGTGGCCTCTAGGCAGTGCCATTGAGGTTGCATCTTCATAG
- the LOC112880024 gene encoding NAC domain-containing protein 48-like, translating to MEMEMISAAQAATSQLPPGFRFHPTDEELILHYLRNRAASAPCPVPIIADVDIYKFDPWDLPSKALYGDGEYYFFSPRDRKYPNGIRPNRAAGSGYWKATGTDKPIHDSATGESVGVKKALVFYKGRPPRGTKTNWIMHEYRLGLAAANPLAAAYRPPSKFRNVSMRLDDWVLCRIYRKSGQASPMVPPLADYEHLDHDDPSSGGFDDICSFYAPTSSSGATTSSTTASSAFIQQQPPALLLPRLPKIPSISELLDEYAFAQIFDTAGPAEQDPLAVHPSLNQLLAVGDSAHSDLTIYSPPPVAGGKRKATSSMGPDECGGMITAGRHQHPPAKSSRLNGSCLDAPQPASSLPATSSVLGGGLKHHMLPQF from the exons atggagatggagatgatctccgcggcgcaggcggcgacgTCGCAGCTGCCGCCGGGGTTCCGGTTCCACCCCACGGACGAGGAGCTCATCCTGCACTACCTCCGCaaccgcgccgcctccgcgccgtgCCCCGTCCCTATCATCGCCGACGTCGACATCTACAAGTTCGATCCATGGGACCTCCCCT CCAAGGCCCTGTACGGCGACGGCGAGTACTACTTCTTCAGCCCGCGCGACCGCAAGTACCCCAACGGCATCCGCCCCAACCGCGCGGCGGGCTCCGGCTACTGGAAGGCCACCGGCACCGACAAGCCCATCCACGACAGCGCCACCGGCGAGAGCGTCGGCGTCAAGAAGGCGCTCGTCTTCTACAAGGGCCGCCCGCCCAGGGGCACCAAGACCAACTGGATCATGCACGAGTaccgcctcggcctcgccgccgccaacccgctcgccgccgcctacCGCCCACCGTCCAAGTTCAGGAACGTCTCCATGAGG CTGGACGACTGGGTGCTGTGCCGGATCTACAGGAAGTCCGGGCAGGCGTCGCCGATGGTGCCGCCGCTCGCCGACTACGAGCACCTGGACCACGACGACCCTTCCTCCGGCGGCTTCGACGACATCTGCAGCTTCTACGCGCCCACCAGCAGCAGTGGTGCTACTACTAGTAGTACGACCGCCAGCAGCGCCTTCATTCAGCAGCAGCCGCCGGCGCTGCTGCTGCCGAGGCTCCCGAAGATCCCCTCCATCTCCGAGCTCTTGGACGAGTACGCGTTCGCGCAGATCTTCGACACCGCCGGGCCGGCCGAGCAGGACCCGCTCGCCGTGCACCCCTCCCTCAACCAGCTCCTGGCCGTCGGCGACAGCGCGCACTCCGACCTGACGATCTATTCGCCGCCCCCGGTCGCCGGCGGGAAGCGCAAGGCGACGTCGTCGATGGGTCCGGACGAGTGCGGCGGGATGATCACTGCTGGCCGCCACCAACACCCGCCGGCCAAGAGCTCGAGGCTCAACGGGTCGTGCTTGGACGCGCCGCAGCCGGCGAGCTCCTTGCCCGCGACGTCGTCCGTGCTGGGCGGCGGCCTCAAGCATCACATGCTCCCTCAGTTCTAG